The Streptomyces albofaciens JCM 4342 genome has a segment encoding these proteins:
- a CDS encoding helix-turn-helix domain-containing protein — MSASESSGSVVRRILLGAQLRRLRESRGITREAAGYSIRASESKISRMELGRVSFKARDVEDLLTLYGVNDPQEREALLVLAREANVAGWWHSYGDVLPGWFQTYVGLEGAASLIRAYEVQFVHGLLQTQEYAHAVVRRGMPDASAAEIDRRVALRLERQKLLLAERPPEFHCVLDEAALRRPYGDREVMRGQLRHLIELSERPNVRLQVMPFSFGGHAGESGAFTTLGFPEPGLPDVVYLEQLTSALYLDKRDEVAQYAHVMDRLQEDSPNPAETRDLIRGLLQLT, encoded by the coding sequence GTGTCCGCAAGTGAATCGAGCGGGTCCGTGGTGCGGCGCATCCTGCTGGGGGCACAGCTCCGCAGGTTGCGCGAGTCGCGCGGAATCACCCGCGAGGCGGCCGGCTACTCCATCCGCGCCTCCGAGTCGAAGATCAGCCGGATGGAACTGGGCCGGGTCAGCTTCAAGGCCAGGGACGTCGAGGACCTGCTCACGCTGTACGGCGTGAACGATCCGCAGGAGCGCGAGGCGCTGCTCGTGCTGGCCCGCGAAGCCAACGTCGCGGGCTGGTGGCACAGTTACGGCGACGTGCTGCCCGGCTGGTTCCAGACATATGTGGGCCTGGAAGGGGCCGCTTCCCTCATCCGCGCCTACGAGGTCCAGTTCGTGCACGGGCTTCTGCAAACGCAGGAGTACGCGCACGCGGTCGTGCGCCGTGGAATGCCTGATGCGAGTGCGGCGGAAATCGACCGCCGGGTCGCGCTGCGCCTGGAGCGGCAGAAGTTGCTGCTGGCAGAGCGCCCGCCGGAGTTCCACTGCGTGCTGGACGAGGCGGCGCTGCGCCGCCCGTACGGCGACCGCGAGGTGATGCGGGGGCAGCTGCGGCACCTGATCGAACTCTCCGAGCGGCCCAACGTACGGTTGCAGGTGATGCCGTTCAGCTTCGGCGGCCACGCGGGCGAGAGCGGAGCCTTCACCACGCTGGGATTCCCGGAGCCGGGCCTGCCCGACGTCGTCTACCTGGAGCAGCTGACCAGCGCGCTCTACCTCGACAAGCGCGACGAGGTGGCGCAGTACGCGCATGTCATGGACCGGCTCCAGGAGGACAGTCCGAATCCGGCCGAGACCAGAGACTTGATACGTGGTCTACTCCAACTGACTTAA
- a CDS encoding aldehyde dehydrogenase family protein encodes MSFFDELAYQYIDGEWRAGSGSWDIVDFNPYDGEKLASITVATVDEIDQAYRAAERAQGEWGATNPYTRRLVFERALRIIDDRERELGAAIAAEVGGTHAKVAFELHLVREFLREAIQLSLRAEGRILPSPVDGKENRLYRLPVGVVGVISPFNFPFLLSVKSVAPALALGNAVVLKPHQNTPVCGGGLVAKVFEEAGLPAGLLNVVVTDIAEIGDALIEHPVPKVISFTGSEKVGRHVATVAASHFKRTVLELGGNSALVVLDDADIDYAVDAAVFSRFVHQGQVCMAANRVLVDRAVEEEFTEKFVAKVKALKVGDPTDPATHIGPLINEGQAEAVTAVVERAVSEGGTALVHGTTRGTLVGPTVLTGLPEGSCVLNQEVFGPVVALVPFDGDEEAVRITNDSPYGLSGAVHTADIERGVRFAKRIETGMIHINDGTVHDEPIVPFGGEKGSGLGRLNGDAMVEAFTTTKWISIQHGRSRFPF; translated from the coding sequence ATGTCCTTCTTCGACGAGTTGGCGTACCAGTACATCGACGGCGAATGGCGGGCCGGCAGCGGCTCGTGGGACATCGTCGATTTCAATCCCTATGACGGGGAGAAGCTGGCGTCCATAACCGTCGCCACGGTCGACGAGATCGACCAGGCGTACCGTGCCGCCGAACGCGCGCAGGGGGAGTGGGGGGCCACCAACCCGTACACCCGCAGGCTGGTCTTCGAGCGCGCGCTGCGGATCATCGACGACCGGGAGCGGGAACTCGGCGCGGCGATCGCCGCGGAGGTCGGCGGCACGCACGCCAAGGTGGCCTTCGAGCTGCACCTCGTACGGGAGTTCCTGCGCGAGGCGATCCAGCTCTCGCTGCGGGCGGAGGGCCGTATCCTGCCGTCCCCGGTGGACGGCAAGGAGAACCGGCTCTACCGCCTCCCGGTCGGTGTCGTCGGCGTCATCAGCCCGTTCAACTTCCCGTTCCTGCTGTCGGTCAAGTCGGTGGCGCCCGCGCTCGCGCTCGGCAACGCCGTGGTGCTCAAGCCGCACCAGAACACCCCGGTCTGCGGCGGCGGCCTGGTCGCCAAGGTCTTCGAGGAGGCCGGGCTGCCGGCCGGGCTGCTGAACGTCGTGGTGACCGACATTGCGGAGATCGGTGACGCGCTCATCGAGCACCCGGTGCCGAAGGTCATCTCCTTCACCGGCTCGGAGAAGGTCGGCCGCCACGTCGCGACCGTCGCCGCTTCCCACTTCAAGCGCACCGTCCTGGAACTGGGCGGCAACAGCGCGCTGGTCGTCCTGGACGACGCCGACATCGACTACGCGGTGGACGCCGCCGTCTTCAGCCGCTTCGTCCACCAGGGCCAGGTCTGCATGGCCGCCAACCGGGTGCTGGTGGACCGCGCGGTGGAGGAGGAGTTCACCGAGAAGTTCGTCGCCAAGGTCAAGGCGCTGAAGGTGGGCGACCCGACCGACCCGGCCACCCACATCGGCCCGCTGATCAACGAGGGCCAGGCGGAGGCGGTGACCGCGGTGGTGGAGCGCGCGGTCTCCGAGGGCGGCACCGCGCTGGTGCACGGCACGACCCGGGGCACCCTGGTCGGGCCGACCGTCCTGACCGGGCTGCCGGAGGGTTCGTGCGTGCTCAACCAGGAGGTCTTCGGCCCGGTCGTGGCGCTGGTCCCGTTCGACGGGGACGAGGAGGCCGTACGGATCACCAACGACTCCCCGTACGGGCTCAGCGGTGCCGTGCACACCGCGGACATCGAGCGCGGTGTGCGGTTCGCCAAGCGCATCGAGACCGGCATGATCCACATCAACGACGGCACGGTGCACGACGAGCCGATCGTGCCCTTCGGCGGCGAGAAGGGCTCCGGGCTGGGGCGGCTGAACGGTGACGCGATGGTGGAGGCTTTCACCACCACCAAGTGGATCTCCATTCAGCACGGGCGGTCGCGGTTCCCGTTCTGA
- a CDS encoding ATP-binding protein: MGTKVLTMLQPLWQGFPSADPLAVSGSVSYSLAPRFESVRGARQFTRETLHRWELEEIFDGVALVVSELVTNALRHTSAAGDGVPCGPPGDASAPPARLHLMRWSSRLVCAVRDSSDASPEAGEADAGAESGRGLYLVDAFSDGWGWQPLANAPHGKIVWAQFRLP; this comes from the coding sequence ATGGGGACCAAGGTTTTGACCATGCTCCAGCCGTTATGGCAGGGCTTTCCTTCCGCCGACCCCCTGGCCGTCTCCGGTTCCGTCTCCTACTCGCTGGCACCGCGGTTCGAGTCGGTGCGCGGAGCCCGGCAGTTCACCCGCGAGACCCTGCACCGCTGGGAGCTGGAGGAGATCTTCGACGGAGTCGCCCTGGTCGTCTCCGAACTGGTCACCAACGCGCTGCGGCACACGTCGGCGGCCGGTGACGGCGTACCGTGCGGGCCGCCCGGCGACGCGTCCGCCCCGCCCGCCCGGCTGCACCTGATGCGCTGGTCGTCCCGCCTGGTCTGCGCGGTACGGGACTCCAGCGACGCGTCACCGGAGGCCGGGGAGGCCGATGCCGGTGCGGAGTCGGGCCGCGGCCTGTACCTGGTGGACGCCTTCAGCGACGGCTGGGGCTGGCAGCCCCTGGCCAACGCGCCGCACGGCAAGATCGTGTGGGCGCAGTTCAGACTGCCCTGA